Proteins encoded by one window of Paenibacillus urinalis:
- a CDS encoding DUF2441 domain-containing protein — MIPGQRIFYDNNQKNSLYHFFFEKERLNSKGGDFIHILYGNYNHEGLKLDRENADVALNYVGQTIRAIRETIVEMVRLQEYPEYPSRLSCLYAAKSYEDALKWKAIFDSYNRKVLRLVKLRVVGGIFEGDANLLPKEDGASFSRKIEQAREYWKRNINNTLPELLINGQIEVVEVVEDYFPTNDF, encoded by the coding sequence ATGATCCCTGGACAGAGGATATTCTATGATAATAACCAAAAAAATTCTCTATATCATTTCTTTTTTGAGAAGGAGCGTTTGAATTCCAAGGGAGGGGATTTTATACATATTTTATATGGTAACTATAACCATGAGGGTTTGAAGTTGGACAGAGAAAATGCCGATGTAGCACTTAATTATGTAGGACAGACGATTAGAGCGATTAGAGAAACGATTGTCGAAATGGTGAGACTACAGGAATATCCTGAGTATCCTTCGAGACTATCCTGCTTATATGCTGCAAAAAGCTATGAAGACGCATTAAAGTGGAAAGCGATATTTGATTCGTATAATCGAAAGGTATTGCGGCTTGTTAAACTAAGAGTTGTAGGTGGGATCTTCGAAGGTGATGCAAATTTATTACCTAAAGAAGATGGTGCTTCGTTCTCACGCAAAATTGAACAGGCTAGAGAATACTGGAAGAGGAATATTAACAACACACTTCCTGAGCTCTTAATTAACGGACAAATTGAGGTTGTTGAGGTTGTTGAAGATTACTTTCCGACTAATGATTTTTGA
- a CDS encoding nucleotidyltransferase domain-containing protein, translating into MVDVFAVADIIIRHIKDHYPQDVAIVGFYGSYLQGRATERSDLDFFFIPATTRGREVECQFIIDGISFDFWPIGWERAERMATAEDWSTTIIADCELLYVRSDDDLARLIELRETISNMGSESKTAEMITKAESILNNCLISIAKMRIAENAKDLSYFRTQSQEIAANIFKSLGLLNQTYYTRMWGHYRKQVRNLSLKPEQLDKHLDTLMFSLIPEEIMLACEKLTTDTLRLISMRRNSQEVVSSYKGHMSGYYEEERGMMNKLLIACETGHYETAFFVAISVQDSLSRILYAAEKGRWPNTADLGEYREFYDSYGYPDLIGLLNPTNFEPLRLAVLQLMEKLENQLKTEGVAVNKFDSVTEFESYYINKN; encoded by the coding sequence ATGGTTGATGTATTTGCTGTTGCTGACATTATTATCAGGCATATTAAGGATCATTATCCTCAAGATGTAGCGATTGTAGGATTTTATGGGTCATATCTGCAGGGTCGAGCGACTGAACGATCAGATTTGGATTTCTTTTTCATTCCAGCTACAACCAGAGGGAGAGAAGTAGAGTGTCAGTTCATTATTGATGGTATAAGTTTTGACTTCTGGCCAATTGGTTGGGAACGTGCAGAGAGAATGGCAACTGCTGAAGATTGGAGCACGACAATTATAGCAGACTGTGAGCTGTTATATGTCCGATCAGATGATGATCTTGCGAGATTAATAGAACTACGTGAGACTATATCCAACATGGGAAGTGAATCCAAAACAGCTGAAATGATCACCAAAGCCGAATCGATATTGAACAATTGTCTTATTAGCATAGCTAAAATGCGAATTGCTGAGAATGCCAAAGATCTGAGTTATTTCCGAACCCAATCTCAAGAGATCGCAGCAAATATCTTTAAGTCTCTTGGGTTGTTGAATCAAACCTATTATACACGTATGTGGGGGCACTATCGTAAGCAAGTCCGGAATCTTTCTCTTAAACCGGAGCAACTGGACAAGCACCTGGATACCCTAATGTTTAGTTTAATTCCAGAAGAAATAATGTTAGCGTGTGAAAAATTAACTACTGATACACTTCGTCTTATCTCGATGCGACGAAATAGTCAAGAAGTGGTGAGCTCCTATAAAGGACACATGAGTGGATACTACGAAGAAGAGAGAGGGATGATGAATAAACTACTAATCGCGTGCGAAACAGGCCACTACGAAACGGCATTTTTCGTAGCGATAAGTGTACAAGACAGTTTATCTCGAATTTTGTATGCTGCAGAGAAAGGGCGTTGGCCTAATACTGCTGACCTTGGTGAATATCGTGAATTCTATGATAGTTATGGATACCCCGATCTTATCGGGTTGTTAAATCCCACAAATTTTGAACCGTTGCGTTTAGCTGTACTGCAATTAATGGAAAAGCTAGAGAATCAGCTCAAAACAGAAGGTGTAGCTGTAAACAAGTTTGACTCTGTCACTGAATTCGAATCATATTACATAAATAAAAATTGA
- a CDS encoding sensor histidine kinase, producing the protein MDWGIFALRLYHYILLLSQVLMVNEFSIRTLFHAVWLSIAFVVPLLFWFPQRRMNKVWFCILELLLGGSYYVNSVIYPDLTSKADYLLPSLTMGYLLTKQIFWIIPIVVFIPFSFQSHLRLAWEQALSIGIDNLLFCFIGMWASFVAKAYDQKNKLVAEVERQNKLLTHYSAEIEKMTLQKERNRMSKELHDTLGHSFISLILSLDASIALMDSKPAEAKDRLIRLRSLAENNLDEMRNIVHEMGEEQESSLIRQVESLVVRFREHTGTAITLVLPETERPIRFEVRQAILRVIQESLTNALKHGKASLLHLELKFSENDLQLSVRNNGNPIDKLNYGFGLTTMKDRVEQLGGRLQLLSREGNPAMTEVRCEIPLKEVLPHGEN; encoded by the coding sequence ATGGATTGGGGTATATTTGCTCTTCGTCTGTACCATTATATTTTGCTGTTGTCCCAGGTTCTGATGGTAAATGAGTTTTCGATCCGAACGTTATTTCATGCGGTCTGGCTGAGCATAGCCTTTGTCGTCCCTTTGCTGTTCTGGTTTCCTCAGCGCCGGATGAACAAAGTCTGGTTTTGTATACTAGAGTTGTTACTTGGCGGTTCTTATTATGTAAATTCTGTGATTTATCCGGATTTGACTTCAAAAGCGGACTATTTGCTGCCGAGTCTTACAATGGGATACTTATTGACTAAGCAAATTTTTTGGATCATTCCCATCGTTGTTTTCATTCCTTTTTCCTTTCAGTCTCACCTCAGATTAGCTTGGGAGCAAGCCCTAAGTATCGGAATAGACAATCTGCTGTTCTGCTTCATCGGCATGTGGGCAAGCTTCGTCGCCAAGGCGTATGATCAGAAGAATAAACTGGTAGCCGAAGTGGAACGTCAAAATAAGCTGTTAACTCACTATTCGGCCGAGATTGAGAAAATGACTTTGCAAAAAGAACGAAATCGTATGTCCAAAGAGCTTCATGACACACTGGGGCATTCCTTTATCTCACTCATCCTGAGTCTTGATGCCTCTATTGCCCTTATGGATAGCAAGCCTGCCGAGGCCAAAGATCGATTAATTCGCTTAAGATCATTAGCTGAAAACAATCTGGATGAAATGAGAAACATCGTACACGAGATGGGAGAAGAACAGGAATCAAGTCTGATCAGGCAGGTTGAATCCCTAGTAGTCCGTTTCCGGGAGCATACGGGCACTGCTATAACTCTAGTTCTCCCTGAGACAGAGCGGCCCATACGTTTTGAAGTACGGCAGGCGATCCTTCGGGTCATCCAGGAATCCCTTACAAACGCACTAAAGCATGGAAAGGCATCTCTGCTTCATCTAGAGCTTAAATTTTCCGAGAATGATCTGCAATTGTCCGTTCGAAATAACGGGAACCCGATCGACAAGCTGAATTACGGCTTCGGCTTGACCACGATGAAAGACCGAGTTGAGCAGTTAGGCGGTCGCCTTCAGCTATTATCTAGGGAAGGAAATCCAGCAATGACCGAAGTCCGATGTGAAATCCCGCTGAAAGAAGTGCTGCCGCATGGAGAAAATTAA
- a CDS encoding helix-turn-helix domain-containing protein: protein MSKRSLILYEVKLNAVKRCLRHESNPNHEAKQLGVRPNTVTDWIRKYQADGEEGLRSYKGWKSYSKELQLAAIQDVLLGEYSV, encoded by the coding sequence ATGTCCAAAAGAAGTCTGATTTTATATGAAGTAAAGTTAAATGCCGTGAAGCGTTGTCTTCGACATGAATCCAATCCTAACCATGAGGCCAAGCAACTAGGGGTACGCCCAAATACGGTTACTGACTGGATAAGAAAATATCAGGCAGATGGAGAAGAAGGATTAAGATCATACAAAGGGTGGAAATCTTACTCTAAGGAACTACAGCTGGCGGCAATTCAGGATGTACTCTTAGGGGAATATTCCGTATGA
- a CDS encoding response regulator transcription factor, whose translation MEKIKVLIADDQELILESLHIVLSMEEDLEIVCLAKNGEEALKGCEQFLPDIVLMDINMPVMDGVAATTLIKDRLPATKIIMLTSYKEVEYVLAALSCGAEGYLLKALHPKELAAGIRVVQAGGTLISQEMASKMIKRINNNSPAVNNEFGLTAREIEVLHKLASGLRNQDIAEALFLSEGTVKNYISTIYSKLNVKGRREAARIARDSGMLDHS comes from the coding sequence ATGGAGAAAATTAAGGTACTGATTGCTGATGATCAGGAATTGATTCTCGAAAGTTTACATATCGTGTTGTCCATGGAAGAAGATTTGGAAATTGTCTGTTTGGCCAAGAATGGCGAGGAGGCACTGAAGGGCTGTGAGCAGTTTTTGCCGGATATTGTGTTAATGGATATCAATATGCCAGTCATGGACGGCGTCGCTGCAACGACTCTGATTAAAGATCGACTACCTGCAACCAAAATCATTATGCTGACCTCTTATAAGGAAGTTGAATATGTATTAGCGGCGTTAAGCTGTGGAGCAGAAGGTTATCTGCTCAAAGCCCTTCATCCCAAAGAACTGGCTGCAGGCATTCGGGTAGTTCAGGCGGGAGGGACTTTAATCTCGCAGGAAATGGCAAGTAAAATGATCAAGAGGATCAACAATAACAGCCCTGCGGTAAATAATGAATTCGGGCTCACTGCCCGTGAAATAGAAGTGCTGCATAAGCTGGCATCTGGCCTTCGTAATCAAGACATTGCCGAGGCGCTGTTTCTTAGTGAAGGGACGGTCAAAAATTATATCTCAACGATTTATTCGAAGCTGAATGTGAAAGGAAGGCGGGAGGCCGCCCGTATAGCCCGAGATTCGGGAATGCTGGATCATTCATAA
- a CDS encoding MerR family transcriptional regulator, translating into MKISEVAKIADLPISTIRYYEKIGIITDEYVLRDQNNYRNYAPGIIQHLKVVKNCLSVGFTIQNIQSMISKNGFSKNEQTGIIQEKISEIEEAQKKLENSKQNLYDMLHSDTTCEDGFGKY; encoded by the coding sequence ATGAAGATTAGTGAAGTAGCCAAAATAGCAGACCTTCCCATATCAACTATCCGATATTATGAGAAAATAGGAATTATCACGGATGAGTATGTGCTAAGAGACCAGAACAACTATCGGAACTATGCACCAGGTATTATTCAACATCTGAAAGTGGTCAAAAATTGTTTGTCTGTTGGTTTTACGATTCAGAATATACAGTCCATGATATCCAAAAACGGATTCTCAAAAAATGAACAAACTGGCATTATCCAAGAGAAGATATCAGAAATTGAAGAGGCTCAGAAGAAATTGGAAAATTCTAAACAAAATCTTTACGATATGCTTCATTCCGATACTACGTGTGAAGATGGGTTTGGAAAGTATTAA
- a CDS encoding GNAT family N-acetyltransferase codes for MEYSNSAILSENKGNILPTFAYSVLDNYITGEIVADESSALIGTSSGIYVVVGDEKNDNFLDLLMNKFRSRTVSNQRFTLFSLSENWDNKIMELIGTELKQLQRLSFKFNEKNFMKLSKTKLPDKFLLNKINEEALHENRRFNIPYIIKYWGTVENFTEKGFGFSVTQNNVNAGECVSIFSSLEFAEIDIITNEHFRGKGVAQCTSEAFILECLNRTLTPRWDCDIYNHASINLAKKLSFGNPERYSVFVRK; via the coding sequence ATGGAGTATTCAAATTCTGCAATTCTAAGCGAAAATAAAGGTAACATTCTTCCTACATTCGCTTACTCGGTATTGGATAATTATATTACTGGAGAAATCGTTGCTGATGAGTCTTCAGCATTAATAGGAACCTCTTCGGGTATATATGTAGTTGTTGGAGACGAGAAAAATGATAACTTTTTGGATCTGCTTATGAACAAATTTAGGAGTAGAACGGTTAGCAACCAAAGATTTACTTTGTTTTCTTTATCTGAAAATTGGGATAACAAAATCATGGAACTGATCGGTACTGAGTTGAAACAACTGCAAAGGTTATCTTTTAAATTTAATGAAAAAAATTTTATGAAATTAAGCAAAACTAAATTACCGGATAAGTTTCTATTAAATAAGATAAATGAGGAGGCGCTTCATGAGAATAGAAGGTTTAACATACCATACATCATTAAGTATTGGGGAACGGTAGAAAATTTTACCGAGAAAGGATTCGGTTTCTCTGTAACTCAAAACAATGTGAATGCAGGAGAATGTGTTTCAATATTCTCATCATTAGAATTTGCAGAGATAGATATTATTACTAATGAGCATTTTAGGGGTAAAGGAGTGGCTCAATGCACATCAGAGGCATTCATATTGGAGTGTTTAAATCGAACGTTAACCCCAAGATGGGATTGTGACATTTATAATCATGCCTCTATCAATTTAGCTAAGAAATTGAGTTTTGGAAATCCAGAGAGATACTCGGTTTTCGTTAGGAAATGA
- a CDS encoding nitroreductase family protein — MNTITGQYAKTNDFNKIVLERRSIKVYDPEVKIRREEMTEILAKASRAPSAINMQPWRFLVIDTAEGKEKLAPLASFNQTQVLTSSAVIAVFYDANNIEYMDEIFSKSVELGYMPQDIKEMQMQQAKPYYASMNPSDLRDMNLIDSGIICMQLMLVARAHGYDTNPMAGYAKDQIAEVFGLDKERFQPVMLISIGKAAKEGYPSYRLPVQTIATWV; from the coding sequence ATGAATACAATTACTGGCCAATACGCCAAAACAAATGATTTTAATAAAATCGTCTTGGAGCGTCGTTCTATTAAAGTCTACGACCCCGAAGTGAAAATCAGACGTGAGGAAATGACCGAAATATTGGCGAAAGCTTCCCGAGCCCCTTCTGCCATTAACATGCAACCATGGCGTTTCCTTGTCATCGACACCGCTGAAGGTAAAGAGAAGCTCGCGCCACTGGCCTCTTTCAACCAAACGCAGGTCCTTACCTCATCAGCTGTTATTGCTGTATTTTACGATGCTAACAACATTGAATATATGGACGAAATATTCAGTAAGTCAGTAGAACTTGGATATATGCCACAAGACATCAAGGAAATGCAGATGCAACAGGCGAAACCTTATTATGCGAGCATGAACCCATCTGATCTGCGTGACATGAACCTCATTGACTCGGGTATCATATGTATGCAGCTCATGCTCGTTGCCCGTGCCCACGGATATGATACCAATCCAATGGCCGGGTATGCCAAAGACCAAATCGCTGAAGTTTTCGGCCTGGATAAGGAACGGTTCCAACCTGTGATGTTAATCTCCATAGGCAAAGCTGCCAAAGAAGGCTATCCTTCCTATCGCCTCCCAGTTCAAACGATCGCCACTTGGGTATAA
- a CDS encoding cupin domain-containing protein: MKEGHFEKINLYDITKEISEYRNWIVNEVNDHVLRIAVINGEYHWHKHEDCDELFMVLEGELLIDLEDRTISLKPGEVFTIPRNVMHRTRSNERTVNLCFEKSSNDISGKTAESL, encoded by the coding sequence ATGAAAGAAGGACATTTTGAAAAGATTAATTTATATGACATTACTAAGGAGATATCCGAATATAGAAACTGGATTGTGAATGAAGTAAATGATCATGTCCTACGTATTGCGGTTATTAATGGTGAATATCATTGGCATAAGCATGAAGATTGTGATGAGTTGTTCATGGTTCTTGAAGGAGAACTTTTGATTGATTTGGAAGATAGGACGATATCACTCAAACCTGGAGAAGTTTTCACTATTCCACGTAATGTTATGCATCGTACTAGGTCTAATGAAAGAACGGTTAATTTATGTTTTGAAAAATCCTCTAACGATATA
- a CDS encoding SDR family NAD(P)-dependent oxidoreductase — protein sequence MARLEGKVAIVTGAGSGMGRATAKLYAQEGAKVVLAEFNEASMNETLQDIQAAGGTAVAIRTDVSKEADVEAMIQKAVSEYGKLDILANVAGIFDNMTSVENTSNELFERVMGVNLNGQFYACRSAIKVFNTQETGGTIVNVASVAGYLGARGGAAYTMSKHAAIGLVKNIASFYGRENGKIRANVIAPGSIATGMTPNFADLDPLGAATFGDLGPFNGGEAEDIAQTALFLGSDESKFINGEVITVDGAWTAR from the coding sequence ATGGCTAGATTAGAAGGTAAAGTGGCAATTGTAACAGGTGCAGGGTCCGGAATGGGACGCGCAACTGCGAAATTATACGCACAAGAAGGAGCAAAAGTGGTACTCGCCGAGTTCAACGAGGCTTCTATGAACGAGACTTTGCAGGATATTCAAGCAGCAGGCGGTACGGCTGTAGCCATCAGAACAGATGTGTCTAAAGAAGCTGATGTTGAAGCAATGATTCAAAAGGCGGTTAGCGAATACGGTAAGCTGGATATCCTGGCTAACGTTGCCGGTATTTTCGATAACATGACTTCCGTAGAAAATACTTCAAATGAGCTGTTTGAGCGTGTAATGGGCGTTAACCTGAATGGTCAATTTTATGCATGCCGCTCTGCGATCAAAGTATTTAACACCCAAGAGACAGGCGGAACGATCGTGAACGTTGCATCCGTAGCTGGCTATCTTGGTGCACGCGGTGGTGCCGCTTATACCATGTCCAAGCATGCAGCGATTGGTCTTGTTAAAAATATTGCATCCTTCTACGGACGTGAAAACGGCAAGATTCGTGCGAATGTCATTGCACCAGGCTCTATTGCTACAGGCATGACTCCTAATTTTGCAGATCTGGACCCGCTTGGTGCGGCAACCTTCGGTGACCTCGGACCATTCAACGGAGGAGAAGCAGAGGACATTGCACAAACGGCCTTGTTCCTTGGTTCGGACGAATCGAAGTTCATTAATGGTGAAGTCATCACGGTGGATGGCGCATGGACTGCCCGTTAA
- a CDS encoding IS110 family transposase, with protein MDVLIERACGLDVHKKNITACIITPEGKEIKTFRTHTVFILELIDWIKNHRCTHVAMESTGVFWKPIVNLLEAEDIEFLVVNAQHIKAVPGRKTDVKDAEWICNLLRHGLLKPSYIPDRNQREMRELVRYRRSLIQERSREHNRVQKVLEGANIKLASVVSDIMGLSSRDMLEAMVNGETDPETLAGFARRSMKRKKEELELALKGNMSSHQRMMLKTMLTHIDFLNEQIIELDMEVAKRLAPFQKDLDRLDSIPGIAARTTEQILAEIGTDIASRFPSSAHLCSWVGLVPGHNESAGKRKSSKTRKGNKYLRSALIEASHSIRGSDNYLGAQYRRIAARKGRHRAAVAVAHSIMTIAYHLLTRQEDYKDLGSDYFEKRHQDAIVKQTVRKLENLGFTVTLATSEVS; from the coding sequence ATGGATGTTCTCATCGAACGAGCATGCGGTTTGGATGTTCACAAGAAGAACATTACTGCATGCATCATTACACCTGAAGGAAAGGAGATTAAAACCTTCCGTACCCACACGGTCTTTATCTTAGAACTCATCGATTGGATTAAGAACCACCGCTGCACTCATGTGGCCATGGAGAGCACCGGTGTGTTTTGGAAACCCATCGTGAACCTGCTGGAAGCCGAAGATATCGAATTCCTAGTCGTCAACGCACAGCACATAAAAGCAGTTCCCGGACGGAAAACCGACGTGAAAGATGCGGAATGGATTTGCAATCTACTTCGGCATGGTCTGCTTAAACCTAGCTATATTCCCGATCGTAACCAACGTGAAATGAGAGAACTTGTTCGCTATCGTCGGAGTCTGATTCAAGAACGTTCTCGTGAACATAACCGTGTGCAAAAAGTTTTGGAAGGTGCCAATATCAAGCTCGCTTCTGTCGTCTCAGACATTATGGGGCTCTCGAGCCGGGACATGCTTGAAGCCATGGTTAATGGTGAAACCGATCCGGAGACACTGGCTGGCTTTGCACGCAGATCCATGAAGAGAAAGAAAGAAGAACTCGAGCTCGCGCTGAAGGGCAACATGAGTTCACATCAGCGGATGATGTTAAAAACCATGCTTACCCATATCGACTTCCTGAACGAACAAATCATAGAGCTGGATATGGAGGTAGCCAAACGGCTCGCCCCTTTCCAAAAAGACCTGGATCGACTGGATAGCATTCCGGGAATCGCAGCCCGAACGACAGAACAAATCCTCGCCGAGATTGGCACGGACATTGCTTCTCGTTTCCCGAGTTCAGCCCATTTATGCTCATGGGTTGGTCTTGTTCCAGGTCACAATGAAAGTGCAGGCAAACGCAAGTCCTCCAAAACACGTAAAGGCAACAAATATCTCCGATCCGCACTCATCGAAGCTTCTCATTCCATACGGGGATCTGATAATTATCTCGGTGCCCAGTACAGGCGAATTGCAGCTCGCAAAGGAAGGCACCGCGCAGCTGTTGCTGTAGCCCATTCCATCATGACCATTGCTTACCATTTACTAACCAGGCAAGAAGATTATAAAGACTTAGGCTCCGATTATTTTGAGAAACGACACCAAGATGCGATCGTCAAACAAACCGTTCGAAAGCTAGAAAACCTTGGATTTACCGTAACCCTGGCCACATCTGAAGTATCCTAA
- a CDS encoding CPBP family intramembrane glutamic endopeptidase, whose amino-acid sequence MKKKAFENKESLENGVKLSARSSFWSFPIVWMLVGAIGIVLIDTLFRQLTERVDGTISLVLTLVMGSLAILVYKLTLTYLARRSTPEISRQRAGIETLLGVLTGALFITGSVFIITALGGYSFQWASSVNAGLVLRSSIGAALGAAIVEELIFRGLMFQAIDRLGGKPLALTVTSLFFGVAHLGNPGATLWSAFAIALEAGVLLGAAFLWRRNLWFIMGLHFAWNAIEGLLGFPVSGHSVAGLFTVEMNGAALLTGGEFGLEGSIVPVVVSLLISIPMLIGAARYRRAEARNLPVSK is encoded by the coding sequence ATGAAGAAAAAAGCATTTGAAAATAAAGAGAGCCTGGAGAATGGCGTCAAATTAAGCGCTCGGAGTTCATTTTGGAGTTTTCCAATCGTCTGGATGCTTGTGGGAGCTATCGGTATTGTTCTTATAGATACCTTATTCCGGCAGCTGACTGAGCGGGTAGATGGGACGATTTCCCTTGTCCTTACATTAGTGATGGGGTCGCTGGCTATCTTAGTTTATAAGCTCACGCTAACATATCTGGCCCGGCGCTCCACTCCAGAGATCTCTAGACAACGAGCAGGGATTGAAACCTTACTGGGCGTACTTACCGGGGCACTCTTTATCACAGGGTCCGTCTTTATTATTACGGCCCTGGGAGGTTACTCCTTTCAGTGGGCAAGTTCTGTGAATGCGGGTCTTGTTCTACGATCCTCCATTGGGGCAGCTCTAGGAGCAGCCATTGTCGAGGAGCTTATCTTTCGTGGACTTATGTTTCAAGCCATTGATAGATTGGGAGGGAAACCGCTCGCACTCACTGTGACCTCACTATTCTTTGGAGTCGCGCATCTTGGCAATCCAGGGGCAACATTATGGAGTGCGTTCGCTATAGCCCTGGAAGCGGGTGTTCTGCTCGGAGCGGCCTTCCTGTGGCGGCGGAACTTATGGTTTATCATGGGTCTGCATTTTGCATGGAATGCCATTGAAGGGTTGCTAGGCTTTCCCGTATCCGGACACTCAGTTGCCGGTCTATTTACTGTAGAAATGAACGGTGCCGCACTTCTCACAGGAGGCGAGTTTGGACTTGAAGGATCCATTGTTCCGGTTGTGGTCAGTCTTCTGATCTCCATTCCAATGCTAATTGGGGCTGCACGTTATCGAAGGGCTGAGGCTCGGAACCTTCCTGTATCAAAGTAA
- a CDS encoding DUF2716 domain-containing protein → MENWIPLTDEQYRIVWDKFYEVFNFNPSTRSKDWPSYTLPNPYITYKITEHKDSDIDDLEEKCINALKAITEQDEYVFALDWQHESFLYYPHLEKESAKWKMPFYPDGDYYFYLHNEFKWGYLGHPWEQTITIFGAELLQQFEINFPSILGKVVRQS, encoded by the coding sequence ATGGAGAATTGGATTCCATTAACAGATGAGCAATATCGCATTGTTTGGGATAAGTTCTACGAGGTTTTTAATTTTAACCCAAGTACTCGCAGTAAGGACTGGCCTTCTTATACCTTACCGAACCCTTATATCACTTACAAGATAACTGAACATAAGGATTCAGATATTGATGATTTAGAAGAGAAATGTATCAACGCTTTAAAAGCAATAACTGAACAAGATGAGTATGTCTTTGCTTTGGACTGGCAGCACGAGTCCTTCTTGTATTATCCACACTTGGAAAAAGAATCGGCGAAATGGAAAATGCCATTTTACCCCGACGGCGATTATTATTTTTATTTACATAATGAATTCAAATGGGGATACTTAGGACACCCATGGGAACAGACAATTACTATTTTTGGAGCTGAACTATTACAACAGTTTGAAATCAACTTTCCATCTATATTAGGGAAAGTTGTACGACAAAGTTGA
- a CDS encoding TetR/AcrR family transcriptional regulator: protein MPVQHPDKRVRRTKENFKLTLLSLMEQKSFHDITITEIVTAADYNRGTFYAHYESKEDLLDEMIEEVFELMTEAHRKPYVGLQIIDFNKLPPDSIVLFHHFLTHKRFYKVMFDEKTNYNFYEKMSKRLDQLFRKEFDFSYIDIDPHIDISLFSTYRIHGIIGLIMEWINNDFDQSPEYMGEQLIHILKFKTPVVFVKKE, encoded by the coding sequence ATGCCCGTTCAACATCCAGACAAGCGAGTTAGACGAACCAAAGAAAATTTCAAATTAACACTGTTATCTCTGATGGAGCAGAAAAGCTTTCATGACATCACGATCACTGAGATTGTGACTGCCGCGGATTATAACCGGGGAACCTTTTATGCTCATTATGAGTCGAAGGAAGATCTGCTGGATGAAATGATAGAAGAAGTATTCGAGCTGATGACGGAAGCTCACCGCAAGCCGTATGTGGGTCTTCAGATTATTGATTTTAACAAGCTTCCACCGGATTCGATCGTATTATTCCACCACTTTCTCACGCATAAGCGATTCTATAAGGTGATGTTCGATGAGAAAACAAACTATAATTTTTATGAAAAAATGTCTAAACGATTAGATCAGCTGTTCCGAAAAGAATTTGATTTTTCCTATATCGACATTGACCCTCATATCGACATCAGCCTGTTCAGCACCTACCGGATTCACGGCATCATTGGACTCATTATGGAGTGGATCAACAATGACTTTGATCAATCCCCTGAGTACATGGGAGAACAGCTGATTCATATATTAAAATTCAAGACCCCTGTTGTGTTTGTGAAGAAAGAGTAA